In the Prochlorococcus sp. MIT 1307 genome, one interval contains:
- a CDS encoding aspartate aminotransferase family protein: MDTYKRLPIKIVRGKGCWVWDQNGKRYLDAVAGIATCSLGHSDNALRRALTRQLNQIQHVSNLFEISEQEALASWLVDHSCADRAFFCNSGAEANEAAIKLARKYGHFKRGIEEPVILAAKAGFHGRTLAAISATGQPNYHKGFEPLVQGFEFFTYNDFASFEKLLKQIENKGPRVAAVLIEPIQGEGGINTGNEIFFQQLQAECIKREILLIFDEVQTGMGRSGNWWGYEHLGVEPDAFTIAKGLGGGHAIGALMVKQHANFFSPGDHASTFGGNPFACKAGITVATEIERRNLLTNVNKRAAELNDGLIAITKSFPNHLHTVRGLGLIQGLVLNEETTITAQLFTKAALNEKLLVVPAGPKVIRMVPPLVIKASEIEELLKRVKATFRNIE, from the coding sequence ATGGATACTTATAAACGACTTCCTATAAAGATTGTTCGAGGAAAAGGTTGTTGGGTATGGGACCAAAATGGGAAACGATACCTTGATGCTGTAGCAGGCATAGCTACTTGTAGCCTCGGCCATAGTGACAATGCTCTACGCCGCGCTTTAACCAGGCAACTCAATCAAATTCAACATGTATCCAACCTGTTTGAGATATCTGAACAAGAAGCATTAGCAAGTTGGTTGGTTGATCACAGCTGCGCAGATAGAGCATTTTTCTGTAATAGCGGAGCTGAAGCAAATGAAGCAGCCATAAAGCTTGCCAGAAAATATGGACATTTCAAAAGAGGGATTGAAGAACCAGTGATACTGGCTGCTAAAGCTGGTTTTCATGGCCGAACACTGGCCGCAATCAGTGCTACAGGGCAACCCAATTACCACAAAGGGTTTGAACCATTGGTTCAAGGCTTTGAATTTTTTACCTACAACGATTTTGCATCTTTCGAGAAATTGCTGAAGCAAATAGAAAATAAAGGACCTCGTGTGGCTGCCGTCTTAATAGAGCCAATACAAGGGGAAGGCGGTATAAATACTGGCAATGAAATCTTCTTCCAACAATTACAGGCAGAGTGCATCAAAAGAGAAATTTTGTTGATCTTCGATGAAGTTCAAACAGGCATGGGACGCAGTGGGAATTGGTGGGGGTACGAGCACCTTGGCGTAGAGCCTGATGCATTCACCATTGCCAAAGGGTTAGGAGGAGGCCATGCAATTGGGGCCTTAATGGTCAAGCAACATGCAAACTTTTTTAGTCCTGGTGATCATGCAAGCACCTTTGGAGGCAATCCATTCGCCTGCAAAGCAGGAATCACCGTTGCAACAGAAATAGAAAGAAGGAACCTCCTAACAAACGTCAACAAGCGAGCAGCAGAGCTCAATGATGGGCTTATAGCTATTACAAAAAGTTTTCCAAATCATTTACATACCGTGCGAGGTCTTGGACTAATACAAGGGTTAGTACTTAATGAAGAAACAACAATAACTGCACAATTGTTTACCAAGGCCGCACTAAATGAAAAGTTGCTGGTCGTTCCGGCGGGACCAAAAGTGATTCGTATGGTTCCACCACTTGTAATTAAAGCAAGTGAAATAGAAGAATTACTCAAAAGAGTTAAAGCTACATTCAGAAATATTGAGTAA
- a CDS encoding amidohydrolase family protein, producing MTQRKKGSLDVLVPRGLVGSGEAVLSASAKEDGLCALRISWESGQISGLEAIKKEDASSLKLLLPRLLEPHAHIDKAFSWNDFPNFKGSYEDALKANLQEHKNRTSQIVFGRADRSLTIAVKNGCRAIRSHIDSFGYFADPIWEALLELRKKWHALIELQLVALAPLEYWNTREGDLLASRLGREGGLLGGVLAPPFNRELSSDLLAQMLKLANQYNCGIDLHIDESDTEPAVGLNQLVQVLDHNEVNVSITCSHASSMGLLSPVDLRRLSERLAHHHVNVIALPLTNFWLLGRQSKTTPLLRPLAPISQLQKAGVRVAIGGDNVQDSWFPAGTFDPLALMSFSMPLTQLAPWQRRGLAPFTTSAAAVMDLKWDGIVRIGSPADFVLLEASSWSEALSKPPQRKVLINGNWLDETIIPKTNPIEHLN from the coding sequence ATGACTCAGCGAAAAAAGGGATCTCTTGATGTTTTGGTCCCACGTGGCTTAGTTGGAAGCGGGGAAGCAGTTTTGTCAGCGTCGGCAAAAGAGGACGGATTATGTGCTTTGCGAATTAGTTGGGAGAGTGGACAAATTTCTGGTCTTGAGGCAATTAAGAAAGAAGATGCATCTTCTCTCAAACTTCTTCTCCCTAGACTTTTAGAACCTCATGCACATATTGATAAGGCATTCTCCTGGAACGACTTTCCGAACTTTAAGGGGAGCTATGAAGATGCTCTTAAAGCAAATCTTCAAGAGCATAAAAACCGTACAAGTCAGATTGTTTTTGGGCGAGCAGATCGCTCTTTGACTATCGCTGTAAAGAATGGATGTAGAGCAATAAGAAGTCATATTGATAGTTTTGGCTATTTTGCAGATCCCATTTGGGAAGCGTTGCTTGAACTTCGAAAAAAATGGCATGCGCTAATTGAATTGCAGTTAGTAGCACTAGCGCCTTTGGAATATTGGAATACTCGTGAGGGTGATCTTCTGGCTTCTCGTCTAGGTAGAGAAGGGGGGCTCCTTGGTGGCGTGCTGGCTCCACCCTTTAACAGAGAGTTATCTAGCGATTTATTAGCTCAGATGCTCAAACTCGCTAATCAATATAACTGTGGAATTGATCTGCATATAGATGAATCGGATACAGAACCAGCAGTTGGTTTAAATCAATTAGTTCAAGTGCTTGATCACAACGAAGTAAATGTTTCTATTACTTGTAGCCATGCAAGCAGTATGGGGCTTCTTTCTCCAGTGGATTTGCGGCGTTTGTCTGAACGCTTGGCTCACCATCACGTGAATGTGATCGCTTTACCTCTAACTAATTTTTGGTTGTTGGGTCGTCAGTCAAAAACCACTCCATTACTAAGACCTTTGGCCCCTATTTCCCAACTCCAAAAAGCAGGCGTAAGAGTTGCTATTGGTGGGGATAACGTTCAAGATTCATGGTTCCCCGCAGGTACCTTTGACCCTTTAGCTTTGATGTCATTTTCGATGCCGCTTACTCAGTTGGCTCCATGGCAGCGTCGAGGACTTGCTCCTTTTACTACTTCGGCAGCAGCTGTAATGGATTTGAAATGGGATGGCATTGTTCGAATAGGTAGTCCTGCTGATTTCGTTTTATTGGAGGCCAGTAGTTGGTCAGAAGCACTTTCGAAACCACCTCAGAGGAAAGTATTGATTAACGGCAATTGGCTGGATGAAACGATTATTCCAAAAACTAATCCAATTGAGCATTTGAATTAA
- the miaB gene encoding tRNA (N6-isopentenyl adenosine(37)-C2)-methylthiotransferase MiaB yields MIATNTSSRPKTSLIPKSPRDSYWITTFGCQMNKADSERMAGILEEMGYHEAKTELEADLVLYNTCTIRDNAEQKVYSYLGRQAKRKQTSPHLKLIVAGCVAQQEGEALLRRVPEIDLVMGPQHANRLETLLRQVDNGQQVLATEEDHIHEDLTTARRDSTICAWVNVIYGCNERCTYCVVPSVRGKEQSRYPEAIRAEIEKLALLGYKEITLLGQNIDAYGRDLPGITKQGRRQNTFTDLLHYIHDVEGIERIRFATSHPRYFTSRLIKACSELQKVCEHFHIPFQSGDNEILRSMARGYTIERYMRIIKQIRQLIPHASISADVIVAFPGETTQQFQKTLSVIEEVGFDQVNTAAYSPRPHTPAANWPNQLPEAVKIERLQELNALVEKTAKQRNSRYKHHVEEVLAEDINPKNQNQLMGRTRTNRLTFFPKEGPLGYRYKPGDIVSVEIKEVRSFSLSGIPLR; encoded by the coding sequence ATGATCGCGACCAACACAAGCTCAAGACCAAAAACGTCTTTAATTCCTAAAAGTCCCCGCGATAGTTATTGGATTACAACTTTTGGCTGCCAAATGAATAAAGCCGATTCAGAAAGGATGGCAGGCATTCTTGAAGAAATGGGATATCACGAAGCAAAAACGGAGCTAGAAGCCGATTTGGTTCTGTATAACACATGCACAATCCGCGATAACGCTGAGCAAAAGGTATATAGCTATTTGGGGCGACAAGCAAAAAGGAAACAAACCTCACCTCATCTAAAACTCATTGTTGCGGGATGTGTAGCACAGCAAGAAGGTGAAGCATTACTTCGAAGAGTCCCTGAGATTGATCTGGTCATGGGACCTCAACATGCAAATCGTTTAGAAACCCTGCTAAGGCAAGTGGACAATGGCCAGCAAGTTTTAGCCACAGAAGAAGACCACATTCATGAAGATCTGACTACTGCTCGTAGAGATAGCACCATTTGTGCATGGGTAAATGTCATCTATGGCTGTAATGAACGCTGTACATATTGCGTTGTGCCTTCAGTGAGAGGAAAGGAACAATCTAGATATCCAGAAGCAATTCGAGCGGAGATAGAAAAGCTTGCTTTATTAGGGTACAAAGAGATCACACTCCTTGGGCAGAATATTGATGCTTATGGAAGAGATTTGCCTGGAATCACAAAACAAGGCCGTCGTCAAAATACATTCACAGATCTCCTTCATTACATTCACGATGTAGAAGGAATCGAACGTATTCGCTTTGCGACAAGCCACCCTAGATATTTCACAAGTCGTTTAATCAAAGCTTGCTCTGAACTGCAAAAAGTTTGTGAGCACTTTCACATTCCATTTCAAAGTGGTGATAACGAAATCCTTAGATCAATGGCGAGAGGTTACACAATTGAACGCTATATGCGAATAATCAAACAAATAAGACAGCTAATCCCTCATGCCTCAATTAGTGCAGATGTAATCGTTGCATTCCCTGGCGAAACTACTCAGCAATTCCAAAAGACCCTCTCCGTTATTGAGGAGGTAGGTTTCGATCAAGTCAATACTGCTGCTTATTCACCACGTCCTCATACCCCAGCCGCAAACTGGCCAAACCAACTCCCAGAAGCAGTAAAAATTGAACGACTACAAGAGCTCAATGCCTTAGTTGAAAAAACAGCAAAGCAACGCAATTCTCGTTACAAACATCATGTCGAAGAGGTTCTAGCAGAAGATATCAATCCAAAAAATCAGAATCAACTTATGGGGCGAACAAGAACCAACCGGCTTACCTTTTTTCCAAAAGAAGGACCACTAGGGTACCGGTATAAACCAGGAGATATTGT
- a CDS encoding bifunctional folylpolyglutamate synthase/dihydrofolate synthase produces MEHKTISNFEELTDLIPSFDQRGMDLGIERIKKALQLMGNPCSEIPAIQIAGTNGKGSIASFIQSCLKAARIKSGTTTSPHLVSWCERIRIDDNLISLQEFRQILLSLRPLLKVHQLTPFELVMAVAFEYFAKHNVQLLVLEVGLGGRLDATTAHPLRPVIAMGSIGLDHCDHLGATIKDIAQEKAAVITSGCKVISAAQHPDVTQVLKDTAEKHNAQIQWVPPIPQSWELGISGDIQRKNAAVAKGALQSLGKLGWELDEPLIRKGLALANWPGRLQRTNWNGFPVVIDGAHNPHAAKELAKERSKWAQEEIGVHWVLGIQRHKQAPEMLRYLIKPQDIAWVIPIPNHDSWSQVQLSNACPELTSQLLQANQVEQVFSKIQKKGRWPTPPPVVAGSLYLIGDTFKRKILNNTIP; encoded by the coding sequence TTGGAACATAAAACCATTTCTAATTTTGAAGAATTAACGGATCTAATTCCTTCCTTTGATCAAAGGGGAATGGATCTTGGAATAGAAAGAATAAAAAAAGCATTGCAATTGATGGGTAATCCCTGTTCTGAAATCCCAGCAATCCAAATCGCCGGAACAAATGGGAAAGGATCAATTGCAAGCTTTATTCAAAGCTGTCTAAAAGCTGCAAGGATCAAAAGTGGTACAACAACTTCGCCTCACCTTGTGAGCTGGTGCGAGAGAATTCGAATCGATGACAATCTCATTTCACTTCAAGAATTTCGACAAATTCTTTTATCTCTTAGACCACTATTAAAAGTCCATCAACTAACTCCATTTGAGTTGGTGATGGCAGTCGCTTTTGAATATTTCGCGAAGCATAATGTACAGCTATTAGTTTTGGAAGTAGGCCTTGGTGGCCGTCTCGATGCAACAACAGCACATCCTTTGAGACCTGTTATTGCAATGGGTAGTATTGGTTTAGATCACTGCGATCACTTAGGGGCAACCATAAAAGACATTGCTCAAGAAAAAGCAGCGGTTATCACATCAGGCTGCAAAGTTATAAGTGCAGCACAACATCCTGATGTCACTCAAGTACTCAAAGATACAGCTGAGAAACACAATGCCCAGATCCAATGGGTTCCTCCAATACCTCAAAGCTGGGAGCTTGGAATCAGTGGCGACATCCAAAGGAAGAATGCTGCAGTTGCGAAAGGAGCACTTCAGTCACTAGGAAAACTTGGGTGGGAACTCGACGAACCATTAATTCGAAAAGGGCTTGCTTTGGCCAATTGGCCTGGGAGGCTCCAAAGAACCAATTGGAATGGATTCCCTGTTGTGATAGATGGAGCACACAACCCACATGCAGCAAAAGAATTAGCAAAAGAAAGAAGCAAATGGGCTCAAGAAGAAATAGGCGTGCACTGGGTACTGGGGATACAACGACACAAACAGGCGCCTGAAATGCTCCGATATCTAATCAAGCCTCAAGACATTGCTTGGGTAATCCCAATACCTAATCACGACAGCTGGTCCCAAGTCCAGCTGTCCAATGCTTGTCCAGAATTAACAAGTCAACTACTCCAAGCAAATCAAGTTGAACAAGTTTTTTCCAAAATCCAAAAGAAAGGCCGATGGCCTACCCCCCCTCCCGTTGTGGCTGGCTCTTTATATTTAATCGGAGATACCTTTAAGCGAAAAATACTCAACAACACAATCCCATGA
- the murA gene encoding UDP-N-acetylglucosamine 1-carboxyvinyltransferase → MPIAASISSKISTPHLEVQGDCILSGELKVSGAKNSALVLMAASLLTEEKLQLQNVPELTDIDVMGNILLTMGVKLKQWKDEMHIDASELHHVELPYELVHGLRASFFCIGPLLARLGQAKIPLPGGCEIGARPVLEHIRGLKALGAFINVEHGVVTASVPGTQKRLKGAEIVLDCPSVGATETILMAAVLAEGHSSIENAAQEPEVQDLSKLLNSMGAKISGAGGPKITIEGVKHLHGCDYKVIPDRIEAGTFLIAAAITRSNLSVAPVIPEHLNSLLQKLRDCGCTLEINKESIHINPGEIKGIDITTQPFPGFPTDLQAPFMALMTTAKGTSVITEKIYENRMKHVAELQRMGASIRVQGNTAVIEGVPQLSAAPVHGGDLRSTAAMVLASLSARGNSQVEGLNHLDRGYASLEEKLNSAGAHIIRH, encoded by the coding sequence GCATTTTATCCGGAGAATTAAAAGTCAGTGGTGCGAAGAATTCAGCTCTAGTGCTTATGGCAGCATCACTTCTCACTGAAGAAAAGCTGCAGCTACAAAATGTTCCAGAACTTACTGACATTGATGTCATGGGGAACATTCTCTTAACGATGGGAGTCAAGTTAAAGCAGTGGAAAGATGAAATGCATATAGACGCCTCAGAGCTTCATCATGTAGAGCTGCCTTACGAACTAGTTCATGGACTTAGAGCAAGCTTTTTCTGTATAGGTCCACTTTTAGCTAGGCTTGGTCAAGCTAAAATCCCCCTACCAGGCGGTTGTGAAATAGGAGCAAGACCTGTTTTAGAACATATAAGAGGCCTCAAAGCTTTGGGTGCATTTATAAACGTTGAGCATGGTGTGGTCACCGCTTCAGTGCCAGGTACTCAGAAACGCTTAAAGGGAGCGGAAATTGTATTGGATTGCCCAAGCGTCGGTGCGACCGAGACAATTCTTATGGCAGCTGTTCTCGCAGAAGGACATAGCAGCATTGAGAACGCTGCCCAAGAGCCAGAAGTTCAAGATCTCTCGAAATTACTAAATTCAATGGGGGCAAAAATAAGTGGGGCTGGTGGGCCAAAAATAACAATTGAAGGGGTCAAACACTTACATGGATGTGATTACAAGGTGATTCCTGACCGAATTGAAGCAGGAACATTTCTTATTGCAGCTGCCATTACTCGCTCTAATTTAAGTGTTGCGCCAGTTATCCCCGAACACTTAAATTCACTACTTCAAAAACTAAGAGATTGTGGATGTACCCTCGAAATCAATAAAGAAAGCATTCACATTAACCCAGGCGAAATTAAAGGGATAGATATAACAACGCAACCATTCCCAGGATTCCCAACAGATTTGCAGGCACCGTTCATGGCATTAATGACAACAGCCAAAGGAACAAGTGTAATTACAGAAAAAATCTATGAGAACCGTATGAAACATGTCGCTGAATTGCAGCGAATGGGAGCATCTATACGAGTCCAAGGCAATACAGCAGTTATTGAGGGTGTTCCACAATTGAGTGCTGCTCCTGTTCATGGAGGGGATTTACGCTCAACGGCAGCAATGGTGCTTGCAAGCCTTTCAGCAAGAGGGAATAGCCAAGTAGAAGGACTAAATCATCTCGATCGAGGTTATGCGTCATTAGAAGAAAAACTAAATAGTGCTGGTGCTCATATAATTAGGCATTAG
- a CDS encoding FAD-binding oxidoreductase has translation MNKKLLPLDLIKELRSIAGLKVFNLSSDRERFSRDFFDYSPVLKKQLQGCCADLVVRPDSVESVLSVAGSCHRYGIPLTIRGAGTGNYGQCVPLFGGIVMLMGALRQIRDLDPGNGQVTVESGCLMGDLEKYLISQGRQLRLLPSTWRSASIGGFVAGGSGGIGSVKWGFLRDPGHLLGLEVVTVEEKPQKLQLDAKAAEALNHAYGTNGIITALTLATSQSVAWQEVTIDCETWSIAVNLINSCARAAVDLQLCSLLEEKIIEKIPHWSGPPIAQHRLLILVAPDGISTIERLAKSVGALFNLLGPENYRTGSGLRELTWNHTTLHMRALDADWTYLQMLLPQPELEAMNTLKKKWGDDLLWHLEAVRQQGVQRLAALPIVRWRGIDSLKKLMSDCREIGAVLFNPHVFTVEDGGLGVVDVDQVEMKRRFDPQGILNPGKLKGWL, from the coding sequence ATGAACAAAAAACTTCTTCCTCTTGATTTGATTAAGGAATTGAGATCTATTGCTGGACTAAAAGTTTTTAATCTCAGTTCAGATAGGGAGCGTTTTTCTAGAGACTTTTTTGACTATTCGCCAGTTTTAAAAAAGCAATTACAAGGTTGTTGTGCAGACCTTGTGGTTCGTCCTGATTCGGTTGAATCAGTTTTGTCAGTTGCTGGTTCATGCCATAGATACGGCATCCCTTTGACTATTAGAGGAGCTGGCACTGGAAATTATGGCCAGTGTGTCCCTCTTTTTGGTGGAATCGTCATGCTAATGGGGGCATTGCGTCAGATTCGCGATCTAGACCCTGGTAATGGTCAAGTAACCGTTGAGTCAGGTTGTTTGATGGGAGATCTCGAAAAATACCTTATTAGTCAGGGGCGACAGTTGCGCCTACTTCCAAGTACTTGGAGAAGTGCCTCAATAGGAGGATTCGTTGCAGGGGGGTCAGGTGGAATTGGTTCAGTTAAATGGGGCTTTTTGCGAGATCCAGGGCATTTATTGGGGCTTGAAGTTGTAACGGTAGAAGAAAAACCGCAAAAATTGCAGCTTGATGCTAAAGCCGCAGAGGCACTGAATCATGCCTATGGCACAAATGGGATTATCACAGCGTTAACCCTGGCAACTTCTCAATCAGTAGCTTGGCAGGAAGTAACAATTGATTGTGAAACGTGGTCAATAGCAGTGAACCTTATAAATAGTTGTGCTCGAGCTGCTGTTGACCTTCAACTTTGCAGTTTGCTTGAAGAAAAAATTATTGAGAAGATCCCTCATTGGTCAGGACCACCTATAGCTCAGCATCGACTTTTGATTTTGGTAGCTCCTGATGGCATTAGTACTATCGAACGCTTGGCAAAAAGTGTAGGAGCATTATTTAATCTTTTGGGCCCTGAAAATTATAGAACTGGCAGTGGTTTGCGAGAACTGACCTGGAATCACACCACACTTCATATGCGGGCATTAGATGCTGATTGGACTTATTTGCAGATGCTTTTGCCACAGCCTGAATTGGAAGCAATGAATACTCTCAAGAAAAAATGGGGAGATGATCTTCTGTGGCATTTGGAAGCTGTTCGACAGCAGGGTGTCCAGCGATTAGCGGCATTGCCAATTGTGCGCTGGAGGGGAATTGATTCATTGAAAAAGTTGATGTCTGATTGCCGTGAAATAGGAGCTGTTTTGTTCAATCCTCATGTTTTTACTGTTGAGGATGGTGGGCTTGGAGTAGTTGATGTGGATCAAGTTGAGATGAAAAGACGCTTTGACCCACAAGGTATTCTGAATCCAGGAAAGTTAAAAGGATGGCTATAG